The genomic region AACGCCATTAACGTCCTTtactatttaacggaatattctgtcaataTTCCTCTGTTTCGTCAGTCACCTATAgtgcacgtgcctgcgcgtggcctcACGTGTGGCTGTGGGTTGGACGGCAAGTGAGGGCACATCTAACCCCTGGCCGGCGAGTGGTTTTTACGTGTAGGTCCATGACTTCGAGTAGAACattttggtatattcaaaccttcCGTTTGAGCAAGTTATGAGACGTTTTTCCTAGTTTTTCATATATCTGTTAGTTAAGtaatttttattagttgtttcgcatataggggAGACTTACCCTGAGGACATATGTGGACAAGCGAGACTAGGGGCTACGACCCTACGACAAACCAATGAGTGGGCATTTTGTTTTAGTATATTACGTATATACCTCATAGTTTccataaatgtttttaaatggTTTTATGCATTTATGCCATGAATTATACATTTTTCTAAATGCTATGACATGTATCCATATGCATATTACTTGCATGTAATTAATGTGAATGGTTTGAAATGCTAATGTGAACGCAGGACGCGTAGGTAAGTCCAGGTAATGTTATGTGATGAATTGAATGGTTgaatcattatggcatgcttacaTATAGTTTGCTCATCATTActacaccccggtgttagtactcCCGCCCAGGGCTAAGgctagtccttcacgtgtatgttcacctcccgtaccacacgctcatcttggatctaaGTAGGtgctagtcctgtcgtacaagtcacattaggtgactccgactcatAGGGGACCCGCTCATAGctctagtcttcacgtgatcgtagcactagagtgattattattacacctagtcctgctgtacaggtcacattaggtgactctgactcgTGTGTTAGCATATGACTGATAAGCGATAGGTGCAGTCGTACAtatcacattaggtgactccgactgacatGTTAGTATAGATTACAGCACATAATCATGTCTATACTGTTGTTGAGAATATCTGCCGTGGCATACTTCTGGACTTACATTGGGCATGCATTTGattttcatacttatatgtagtatgatattttggaaactatacttgttttacaacgAGGGGTTAGTATGATTGAAAGATAAATGGATTTTATAAACCTTTATTtttgtgcccactcacccttttgTTTTACGCCCTTCCAAGTCCTAGTTAGCTGATTTAACTATGTGGTATACGAGGAATAGCTGGTGGTTCTGACATATCTCCATCTTAACGTAGGAACTTATCTCTAGTTGTGTAATAAGTACTTCTCTCGTTCGACTACTTTACCCTTATGTTATCTATGCTCTGAATATTTGTAGTTATGGGTTGTAACCATTACTGCACACTCACtgaattagtttaattaagttctaattttggttttaatttatgCACTATTTTCTTACATCACTTGCACTTTCGGCTACGTCATcgtcacgtgacggccagcacgccttgattccTGTCGAGGTGTGTCAACCATATCAGCCAAGCACACACATTGACTCATTTTAGGATTTCCCATGCAAGAATCTATGGTCATTAAGCATATGATAAAACTTAACTATCTCGTGACACatgatttttttctctcttataAAGTGTAATAGCATGGATTGAgctttaaaataattaaactgTACATGGTCAGAAATATAAACCAGTTCTTTTTACACAAACGAATGAAGGAAACGATATTCTCTAAGCTACTTTTTACATCTGGTTAATTAATTCACCTTATAACAAAAGTACGCACTATCCTATTCTAGCAAAGGTCTTTGATCTATATCACGGATTTAGTCTTCGTCTCTGAATGATCTACTAATAGATTCTCTCATCTCTGAATATGTCATTTGTTGCACTAGTAGTCATTTACATTAACTTCGTAATTTTCGTTAAGTTGAGGGATAAAATAGGAATTTCatccaaaaacatgaaaataaattttttaaagagaGATTGGGCTCCTCAAGGATTGAGGATtgaggaggaacttctccttaaAATACCTCGTGATCTGTTCACAAAACTTTATGCTTATGATCGGACTCCTTAATGATTGACTAAATATCTTAgttttagttgatttttttgcagagatgatttTCATATAATGATTTACAATATGAACGATTCGATAATAAGCACGAAATTTTGGGAATCTCACGAGGCATTTTGAGGAGGAACTTATCTTTAACCTTAATGAGCcatccttttctcttttttaaataacttagatatatattttttggcaTGAAAAGACCACTATACACTTAAATTTGATAGAAAAGAAGACAGATTTGACGGAAGGTCTACTCATGCAACGCATAGTTAAGTTAAAAAATGAGAGAAACTAATATGAGAGTTCATTGACAAAAACTAAACAAGGGGTAGAATTCAAGGTCATTGGCTTCCACACACAACCTAAAAAATAAGTATTGTGAACCTGTGTAAATGtctatttgaaaataaattaatccAGCACACTACATCTCTCCTTCTGCGTATCAAATTTACTTTTGtcctttaatatatttttctttgtgaATTGGACGTGTATCAATAAAAAATGAGCGTATAAATTACGTTGCATTCttcaaaatgaaaactaaaagatatgtaaaaacaaaaggaaggaggaaaacCCACAAATAGTAAGTACCAAAGTAGAAATCTACTAAAAGAGGCAACAAAAGCAAATGTCAGGTGGAGAGATCAGATATTGATAGCACTGTACTTTTCCATTGGCCGCACCCAACTCGTACCACAGACCAGAAGACGAAGCAACaagctctctctccctctctcctcagCTCAAGATCTTCCTTGCTTTCAGTGCTTTGAAAAGCTAATTTGAGGCTTGcactcaatctctctctctctttctctctctctctctctcgccccAACAATCCCTGCAAGTCTGCATCTTTTTCTCTCTACTTTCATTGCAATACAGACCTCAAGGTTCCATTTAATTACGGGGTCCCTGTTTATCTTCTACTTCTagctactctctctctctctctgtttcagTGGCTTACGGTTTGGTCAAGCTTAGCTTTTTTCCCTCCGGTTGCTTCTTCCACAAGATCTTATCCCACTCTGCTTAAAAACAAagctaaaaaaatttctctgagaaagtgaaagaaaaaagaagaaaaattctCAGAATTTTCTAGGAAAAGTTACGTGAGCACTGAGAGCAGCAGCGTATGTATAATGGTCCTCCAGCATCAAATTCTACCTTGACCTCATTAATTCAAATTTCCACTGTAGCAAGCAGTGCACCGCCATTCATGGATTCAAATACCCACCAACACAATTCTGGGTTGCTCAGATTTCGCTCTGCTCCGCGCTCCCTCCTCGCCAATTTCGCCGACGGCGGCGATTCGGGGCTTCACAGTAAAAACCCAATTGAGGGTTCTTCGGAGTCTGAGAGATTGTTCTCCAGATTCGCGAATTACAGCCATAACAACGACTCGGATTCCTGGCCGTCGAGTTTTCAAGAATCTGACGACAAATCCGTGGTGACATCAACGGAGGCGGCGGTGTCAGCGATCCGGATGAGCTCACAGGGAGGGTATTCTGGGCTGCCCCCTCATTATCCGAGGCAGAGCTCGTTTAATGGCGGATATGGGTTGGCGGGTTCCGGTCCAATGGAGCGTCATCACACTCCGGCCAACAAGTCAGTTCATTCGAATTCAAATCTTGTTAGACAAAGTAGTTCCCCTGCTGGGCTTTTCTCCAACACCTCTCTTCAAAACGGTATTGTGTTTTCTTCCGTCTTTCATTAGCTTATGACTTTTTTAATCTGAGTGATATCGtaatctaatctaatctaaactaCGAGTAGATATATTAAAACTCGGGTATTCGAAGGTGATTATCATTTTTTAGTTTCTGAATACTTTGACCGTTGAAGctgcattcattttttttaccatATCATTGTATGATTCCTATTGTTCGCATCGTAGATTCGATATCTGAGTATGTTAGTTTTGGAGatctttattttggtttttggtaGTAGATAAGACAGACATTGATTTGAGAAGCACATTTGCAATTTGGTTACCAAAAAGAGAATgagttcctctctctctctctctctctctctctctctctctctagatagTTGTAAAATAATTACTATTTATGGGCTATTTGTAATAATGGGGAGTGTGGAAGTTTGAGTTTGGTCAGTCAAACAAACATGTTCTGAAAGTGTTTGCCTTCGTCTATGGATGTGTAGGATTTGATTGGTATTGAAAAGTTAGATGGGAATCTATGGGGTGTTTGATTTTCTAACTTCATACTTAGTTGGAAAGAGCACCGCGAAATATACTGTATTGCGGAGGAGCGAATTAAGCTAGatattgtgttttcttactgAGGAAATCCGAAATTGATCCAGATTAACAGCTGATAGATTCGGATTAGAAGGCTAGATATATTATTATCTTCCAGTAAATTGCAGATGATGTCGCCACTAAAAAGTTACAATGCATGGTACTAATGGAGATTGCAGCGCTGATCCTCGATTTTATGTTACAGGATTCCCATTCGGAACTTGGAATGACTCATCGAATTTTCCAGAGAATTTAGGTGGCATGAGAAGAGACCAAGATCATGATGGGAAATTATTTTCGGTTGATCAGGTACTAAATTGGTGTATGTTGTTTGAATTTCCTCAAATTTTTGTTGCATATTTAACTCATTCTGAATAAACTTTCATGGTTAGAACGGAGAGCTTGAAAACCGGTTTCATGTATTGTCCCATCACCTGAGTATACCAAAAACTTCAGCAGAAATTGCCATGGAAAAGTTCTTGCAACTTCAAGATTCTGTACCTTGCAAAGTTAGAGCAAAGAGAGGTTGTGCCACTCATCCTCGAAGCATTGCCGAAAGAGTAAATATTTTCCTTTATCTGTAGCCAGCCAGCTAAAATTTGTTGTTAGTCAGCACATTTGTTCCTCATACATTTAATTAGTACATCCACCATGAAACTTCATTGTGGTTTTTCCGTTTTAGTCTTTTGCTCGAACATAGATGACGCTAAGGGGTAGTTTGTTTACAGGTGAGAAGAACACGGATCAGTGAACGAATGAGGAAACTACAAGAACTCGTCCCAAACATGGACAAGGTAGAATGTCACATAAGCATTTTAGCCTCGAATCAATTCTCTAATAATTGTGTTCGGAAACTCGTGatattcaactttttaaaattccTGGCAGCAAACCAACACGGCAGACATGCTCGATTTGGCAGTTGATTATATTAAAGATCTTCAGAAACAGTTCAAGGTACCAAACAAGTTAAATCGAGAAATATTGGTGGAAAAAGCATCATCAGTTGTTACTCACAAAAGTTTATTATTTTGCAGACGCTTAGCGATGTTAGAGCAAACTGCAAGTGCTTAAACATGCAGAAGCCGGTGTCGAATCAGGTCGTTTGACGTGCTTTTCTGTATAAGATCATCAGGAAAGTGATGGGGGAAGTGGgttgaaagtttgaagccaCATAATATATTCTCTTTTATGCAGTGACATAATATATTCTCTTTTATGCAGTGAAGTTCAACTAGAAATTATATCCAAAAAGAACTCCAAAGCAATAGGTAGAAGGAGCTGTTTAGATAATGTGGTTTTTGATGGGGTGTGATGCAGAAGGTTGGTAGAATTTCCACCACAAACCTGGAGGGGACCAGGTCTTGTAACCTAAACGAGCAGCTTGAGTTCTTATCACATAATTAATATGTGAGATAAACATAACAAGAATGTACAGGACATGTTCCAATAATGAaatcctttgatttcaatttttctgtttGCATATCATTTTATGTAAGTCATTTCGCACTTCCCTTTTTTACATGCatttcacttctttttcttgCTTGTGGATCAAACGAGAATTACAGAACTGAAATAAAAAGAGGAGTGCATGAAGAAAAAGCGGGAACATGAAATCAATATTTGCTTTGTTAGTTAAGTTAGACATTTCGTTATGTGAAATCAATATACAGTTAAATATCAAACTCGTTATGTTGCTCAAACTCATTACATTGTTTCTTATTGTATATCTTACGTAAATATAGACAATTAAATATTAAACTCGTTATATCGCTCACAAATATATATTGATGTTGCATTTAATATGAGATTTGCCACAATAAGCTATCGAActtatgaaaaaatatatgttGTTTTTGCATCCAGAACAACTATAAATATGTGATTTTCTGTAATTAAGGAAATTTCAGATCATTGTGATGAGATGAATAATgaaataatttacaaaattctgGAAGTTGACGTAACTTAAATTACTGGTGCATGTCTCTTTATTTGGTTACAGACTTCTTTTGCCTTTTTATACTGAGCCTTATCCTGTTTTGAAAAGGACTTTATAAGACTTGAAGAGTTTGCTTGTCCTTATTTGGAAGAGACAAAGGAACAGTTATGTTTCTATGTAGCCTGAACTTAAGAAGGTAATGACTCTGCTCCCGATCGGCTCGTTTGGTGCTTAGAGCTGTATACTTCATTATATTCAACCAATGTTAAGGGGGGACGGGTTTTCGAATTTTATTTGATTGAAAGTAGAAGATTGAttatttatggaaaaaaaaaacttatttttctcgATCATGTCATCTTATTAGGATAACTTATAAATTTAGAAAGTTTTTCGCATATATAACGTTGAGATATTGAATTTGATCAGTTATCCAATGCAATAGACACCCAAAGTGATCATAGTTCTAAGAAGTAATTTCATAAGTAGAACATACTACTAGGTTGCCCACCTTGCAATTTGTTGAGCATGGACTTTACCCGATAGAGGGGGTCGCGAGCCTTGTGAGGGAAATGTAATTTATGTTGGAAGATGTTGACTTCTATTTTTCCCAAATTTGGAATCTTATTATATTATGAAAAATACATGACTACCCAAGCTTTTAAAAAAAGTCCtcctaaaaaaaatttgtgttcGATTCACGATATTTTGAGCTTATGATCAGAACTGTGTATATTATAATTCAATATGTAAAGATTATCTTagtaaacataataaaatatgaGACAGTTTAGTCATCGAACTATATAAAAACATAATGTTAAAATCAGTAAAAGTATTATAAGTCGTCAATCTATTTGCTACACTTGATTGACTAAATGACCGATTATTATATAAATCAAGTATAAAAGATTATGAAGAGGACTTCTTTTAAAACTTTGAGTAGCCAAATATTGTTTATAAATTATGCTTTTCCTTTAGTCTTTTGAGGAAAGGAAAACTTGCAGTGTCTTTTTTTTAGTAAACTGAAAATAGCATTTCAAGGTAAAAGTCAacaaagtacaataaagcaAATATACACAAAAGGTCCAACTACATgaaaatcacaaaacaaaaatatatggaccccaaagaagaaaaacaagacGGGCCCAAAACAcactttgaaacccaaaaatagaaacacaccaaaacaaagAACCTATCCTCCTGCTACCACCGATGCCGCTAGAACAGTGCCTCCCAACCACCGCTAGCCAACATCCCCAACGGTTGCTACAAATCAGCTCCCCAAAAGTGAAGAAGAGGGAGATTATGGCGTCTTGCAACGAGCACCCCTTAATCGCATCCACAGAACGAAGCAAGCCAATAGGAATAGGTGACCCATTAGTGACAGAGTCAATAAAGGTGAAGGTGGTGGTGCAAACACCCAGCCGTAGCTTTACACACTTTCCAAAAGCACCGCAACAAAGCACAATGAAGAGAAGTGTATGTAGATCAGATTTGGTGTAGAAACGATGAAGTATGGAGCAAAATAGGAAGATGATTGAAGAAAAGGGGAGAATCGAAATGAGAAGGATTGATGAAAAACATGGACATGGATGGACGCAAGGAGTGGAGGAGAAAGGGATTTGATGTGGGGGTTTAGAAAGATGAAATCAATTTGAAAGACAACAACAATCGAGATGGCAATGATCAGGTGGAAAATGAAGCAAATGGAACCGGaaagaatgaaaaaaagaaaaaagaaagaccaAGGGTGGAATGCTACCGAACCTGGCAACGGCTAGCCCCGGCAACTACAACAAGGTTTGACAAGAAGAGAGAACACTCACACACTGGTGAAAAGAACTCTTACGAAGAGAGAAGAACAGGAAAACTTGTAGTTAGATTGACAAATGAGAAGAAACATTATGTAACTCAATCATGTTTTCCGATTGCAATATCTAGAAGAGAATCAAACTTTGTACATTTTACTAATCCTAACCTCTTCACCACCCGCGCTACCAATAAAGCACTCGAAGAATCTATGTTGACAACAAAAAGTTTACTGAACTAACGACCTAGATCCAGCCACTTGTACCGAAACTATTGTACCAGCAAGTGTTAAACTCTTCTCATAGTGGGAGATTTTTCTGTGTGACCGTCACATGAGACGGTACATCACGTGTccctatataaatggtgggatatgtgtgttaaaaggttaataacttaaaaattaaaattttccaccacttacattaaaacacgtggtgtatcatCTGTTTTcccatcacaactaaaaatttcttcccatgatgaacttaaaaaacaattaatGGGACCCGCACTAGCCGATGGTTTCCCCGCCTCTTcctcctctcttcctctctttcttccaCAAATGATAAAACCACCAATGTCCACCCTCCAACAaactctcctcttcctctcaaaccctaattttaccACAATTCCCATTCTCTCCCGCTCTCTTTCTCTAATTTTCCCAACCTACCCCAACCCCTGCTGCTGCAGCCAGCACAAGCTTTTCATTTGCAAGTCGATCCAATAAAATGTACCCACATGATTGATCTGAAAAATTTACCATCATCAattcatgtaattttattattttatgttccAAACTGTGGGGTTGAGAATCAATCGGTTGGGAGTCCGGTTGTAGCTAGGATGTCGAATTTATATGGAGATTATAACCAGAAGATTGATTATGTGTTCAAAGTGGTGTTGATTGGAGATTCGGCGGTGGGGAAAACACAGCTGCTCGCGCGATTTGCTAGAAATGAATTCAGTGTGGACTCGAAAGCCACGATAGGGGTCGAATTTCAAACGAAAACACTTGTTCTCGATCAGAAAACCGTCAAGGCGCAGATTTGGGACACGGCTGGCCAAGAAAGGTGCGACATTGCATGCCTTAATGATCAATATTTTTGTTATAGCTACAAGatcttttttttgaaatttagatGTTGATGGGAAAATTATAATGGGATTATTTTCTACCAATCATAATGCATGCTCATTTCTAGGTTTTCGGATTTTCCGTTCAATGGCAACCTTAAATTTTCTTAAACAAAATTACGATTGACCAAAAACATGCAAGGCGGTGTGTGATGAtcgaaaaatttgtaaaaatttggTCTAGCCCTTGGTCTGAAAAATATGAATACTTtgtgagttaaaaaaaaattaaagatataTAATGATTCTTTAGGCACAGTGCAGGGATGTAAGTTAAACTCATCTCGCTGCAATGTTGGGAAATTCGAAACCTAGTCTGAGACAGATATTATGCCCTAAACAGTATTAGTGAAATGGGCGAATACAAATTTATATGTATAGATTTAGAGGTTGTAAGTAGCCCTTGGTTCATACGTTTCCTTTATCAAGTCTTCGATTTTATGCATTATATGTTCAAAAATGCAAGTTGCACACTTGTTCTTTGTTGGGACTCTATTAACCCACTATGCGTGGATGGAATGATCACTGAGTTAGATCTCATTGTTTGCTTATCTAGGATTGGTTTCTTGTTATTATCAGGTGTGACTGTATTTCGATGTAGATGTTAATACGAAACATATTTATGCTTATCTCTTATGAAGGGGGATCACTTAAATGACAACTGCAAATGGATATATCCATACCTTATGATTGTGTGGAAGTTATGAAATTCATGATAGATGAAGCTGCATTCACAATGAAAGGGATGAGAActtgaaaaggaaataaaacttTGACGCTcttgtttttttggtttctttaatATAGTGTTGATTGCCATTTGAAGATATAGTTTGTGCACATTTCCTTGGGAGTTTGATTTTACCTGCAATGTCATACCCTCCTAAACGCATCCCCTCTAGTCCCTCTTCAGGTACAGAGCAGTCACGAGCGCATACTACCGAGGTGCAGTAGGAGCAATGTTGGTTTATGACATGACCAAGCGTCAATCGTTTGACCACATGGCTAGGTGGTTGGAGGAATTGAGGGGGCATGCCGATAAGAACATCGTTATAATGCTCATCGGCAACAAATGTGACTTGGGGAGTCTTCGAGCAGTGCCAACTGAGGATGCACAGGAGTTTGCTCAAAGAGAAAACCTATTTTTTATGGAAACATCCGCTCTTGAAGCCACCAACGTTGAAACTGCGTTTTTGATGATCTTAAGGGAGATATACCGGATAATGAGCAAGAAGACACTAGCTGCCAGTGACCTAGATGGCGGAGATTCAGGTCTCCTAAAAGGAACAGCAATTATTGTTCCCGGTCCAGATGGGGATGGTTCTAGGAAGGGTGGGTGCTGCTTCTCCTCCACTTAATTTTATTGAACTTCATTTTCTCTTTCCAATTTATCGTCAGGGAAATATGTTTCGTTTGGGCTCctccatccatttcatcaaagCTTATACTTTGTAGGAAAGGAGATTGTAGGTAATGTATGGCAGTGTTTGATTGTATTGAACAGATGAGGAACCTACAAGCCTAATTTCCAGAAAACAGCCTCCAATTGTATCTGGAATTGGAAAGCTGTTTCTTCTATTTAGAATTAATATAGGAACTTTTGTACAAAATTTCTCAGAATTAAAGTTTGGTTTGGATTTGGTCGCTTTCAAGGGCAGAATTCAAGCATTTATCTTTtatgttttcttgcatttcatATGAGAAGAGCTTTAAGGTTTAGTAGGAGCTTCTCCTCAAAATACTTATTGGCTTATTCACAGAACTTCACGCTTATAATCGAAACAGTCCATATTATATATCTTAGCAAACAGATAGATGATTCATGATGCTTTTACCAAATCCGTTTATCTAATTTatacagtttgatgactaaacggcttagttttattgatttgttgtagagatgatctttgcagagtgatttataatatgaattgtTCCAATTATAAGCACGAAATTCTATGAATAGTCATGAAAGTATTTTAAGGAGTTCCTCCTCAATTCTTGAGGAGCCAAGTCTCTCCTCTGTGCATGTGCCCTGAAAGCATAAACAACCAGAAAGAGAAGTATCAAAATCGACAAAATGCAGAAATACAGACAAGTCACCGAATAAATCTCTATTTGTTAGAATGCGAAGGCCGCA from Pyrus communis chromosome 9, drPyrComm1.1, whole genome shotgun sequence harbors:
- the LOC137746337 gene encoding transcription factor bHLH130-like, whose protein sequence is MYNGPPASNSTLTSLIQISTVASSAPPFMDSNTHQHNSGLLRFRSAPRSLLANFADGGDSGLHSKNPIEGSSESERLFSRFANYSHNNDSDSWPSSFQESDDKSVVTSTEAAVSAIRMSSQGGYSGLPPHYPRQSSFNGGYGLAGSGPMERHHTPANKSVHSNSNLVRQSSSPAGLFSNTSLQNGFPFGTWNDSSNFPENLGGMRRDQDHDGKLFSVDQNGELENRFHVLSHHLSIPKTSAEIAMEKFLQLQDSVPCKVRAKRGCATHPRSIAERVRRTRISERMRKLQELVPNMDKQTNTADMLDLAVDYIKDLQKQFKTLSDVRANCKCLNMQKPVSNQVV
- the LOC137746093 gene encoding ras-related protein RABA4d translates to MSNLYGDYNQKIDYVFKVVLIGDSAVGKTQLLARFARNEFSVDSKATIGVEFQTKTLVLDQKTVKAQIWDTAGQERYRAVTSAYYRGAVGAMLVYDMTKRQSFDHMARWLEELRGHADKNIVIMLIGNKCDLGSLRAVPTEDAQEFAQRENLFFMETSALEATNVETAFLMILREIYRIMSKKTLAASDLDGGDSGLLKGTAIIVPGPDGDGSRKGGCCFSST